CACCCCGCCCTGCCGGCGTTCCGTTGGAGCCCGCGGGCCGGCGCGCACCGAGGCCCCGGGCTTCCAACCGGTGAGCCGGGACGCCCTTTCGCACGAGGTACTCGCGCACGGCCTCCGCGCGAGCGAGGGACAGGCGCTGGTTGGATGCCGACGACCCCTCCGCATCCGTGTGCCCTTCGATGACGACGCGTTCCACTTCGGGATGCTCCAGCAGCACCCGCGCCACCTGATCCAGGACGCGAGAACGGCCCGGCAGCGTCGTCGCGCCGACCTCGAAGAAGACCTGGCCATGGAGGACGAGTCGCTCCCGGGTCAACGTGACGAGCGAGTCACCCGTCTCCGGGCAGCCGCCGTGCTCTCGGGTTCCCCGCTCGTGGATGCAGGCGTCCAACACATCCACGACACCGTCACCATCCGAGTCGGTCTCGGAGACAGGCTCGTCCTTGGCGGGCTCGGGAGGAGGAGGTTCTGAAGGTGTGGGTTCGGGTTCGAGCTGTGGCTCGGCGGGAGCACGAGGGAGCCCCTGGACGAGCTCGTAGACGATGTCCTCCGGAGGCGGAGGTGGCGGCTTGTCGAAGAGCAGGGCGAATCCCGCGAGCACCCGGTAACGGGGCGCGCCCGGCTCCGCGCCCAGGCCCGCGCCGCCCAACGCGAAGAACTCCCAGGGCCGCGCCGGTGCGTAGCGCAGGCCGCCCAGCAGCTCTCCGCTGGTGCGCTGCTGCCGCCACGAATACGCGCCGAGCGCCGACACCTCCGCGCGCAGGGCATACCCCACCGTCAGTCCCACGCCGGCGCGCAGCTCATTGCCGACGCCGTTGAGGCTGTCCACGCCGGAGTCCGTCGAAACGGCGCGACGCAGGAGCACGCCCACTTCCAGCGCCGGAGCCACGGGCCCCCAGCGCTTGCCCATCATGAGCCGTCCCTGTCCACGGACGCCCTGATCACGCGCGAGTGCGCCCGAACCACCCACGGGCAACCGCACGTCCAGGTCGAGCGCCAGGTGGAAGGCCTCGGGAGCGGAGGTCCCCAGCAGCCCCAGTCGGGCAGCGAGCCGCGGCGCCCCCAGTCCGCTGCGTGACGGCGGGGAGATGGACAGCACGGTGCTCACGTCCGCGCCGCTCTGATGGATGACGCCAGGAAGCTGGGCCTGAAGCTCCAGCCAGGGCAGCACGCCGACGGCCAGCGACACCACTCCGGTGGACCGGGACAGGACGAGCGGGTATTCGTCCGGCCCGTTGCGGACCGTCAGCGATCTCCGCTGGTAGTGCGCCAGCAGGGAGATCCGCAGCGCTCCGGGCGCCAGCAGCTCCCCGCTCCCCATCGTCAGGGGCCCCAGGCCCGGGTTCGGGTCCAGGCGCTCCAGGGAGAACGTGGGCAGGGGCGTGGCGTCCTGGGCACGCGCGGGGGTTGCGAGCAGCAACAGCCCCAGCGCGGCCCCGCCCACTGCGCATCGGTGCAAGGCCGGACCCATGCGCGCATCATCCGTCAGGTCCCGCCCGGGCTGAAGGGGAATGGCGGTCAGACACGTCTGGACGCCGGACTGCTGGGGCATCCAGCGCGACGTCTGCAAGTACAGCCAGATCCCCGAGTTCATCTGCTCCCAGTCAAGCATTCCAGCCGTTCCCATATGAAACCCGGACAATGGCCCCAGCCCGGATTTCCAAGCCAGGCTAAGCCTGCGGTCCCCGCCCTGAAGCATCCCCTCATCTGAATCAGATAAGTCCGAAGGCCTCTCGGAAGACGGCATGCTCGCGGACGAGTTGCCCGAAACGCTCCACCAACGGGCGGAGTCGTTCACCGCTCATGCGCGGCATGGCCATGAAATAGTAGGCGCCTTGGGTGAACAGCGAGTGCGTACGCCGCGTCACCGTATTCACTTTCAAATGCTTGTCGTAACCAAGCGGCTCGCCCGCGGCGCCCAGCAACGTCAAAAGGACCTGGGCCAGGGCGCTGATGAGGAGCACCCTGTCTCGGCGCTCCGGCGTCTTCACGCGCACCTGCTTCAGTCCCATGCCGAACTTGAGGTCCTTCACGTCCCGGAACGTCTCCTCGATGGTGAATCTCCGGGCGTAGACGTCCAGTACCTCCTGGGCCGTGGCTTCCGTGAGGCTGGCGGCCAGGCACCAGGAGTCCTTCATGCCCTTGCGTTTCACACACACCACCGCCCCTACCTGCGCCATGGCTGCGGTGACGCGTGCGCCTCGGAGCACCTTCGCGCGTCCGCCTTCTGGGACCCACTCGGAGCCCAGTTGCCGCAGCAGCGCGTAGAACTTCGCATCCGCGAAGCCCCGGTCCGCGCCACCACCGTCACCTTCACCTCCGAGGCAATCAGCTCGCGCAGTCGCTGAAGCGTCTGGCCCTCCACCAGTTGCCGGTTGCCCACGGAGGCGGACTTCACCAGCGTCGTCCACAAGAGCGGCGTGGCCCGCCCATGCCGGGTGATGAGGCTGGCCACGAGCGTCTCCTGGTCGTCCTGCTCGAAGTCCGTCCAGTCCAGCGCGATGACCGCCTCGGTCCGCTCCGCCAGCACGAAGGGCACCCAGGACGCGAAGAGCCTCCACACGTCGAAGCCCCCATTCGAAAGCAGTCGGTCCACCTGCTTCACCGCGTGCTTGGACGTGACATCCTCTCCACGCGCCCACGCCATGGCCTTGCCGATGGCCGCCACCGACAGGCTCGCCGCCTGCACCGCCCCCAGCGTCGCGTGCGACAGGGACAGGATTCGTTTGACGTGCAGGTCGTCCTCGAACACTTCCGTCAGGAACGCCCGCACCTGCTCTGCGTCAATGGCCACCTTGCGCCTCATGGTGGATGCACTCTTTGCCCGACTGCCAGCTCCGTCCCACTCACCTACCGAGCGAGCCGATGCTGATCAACTCGCTAAATGAGGGGATCCTTCAGGGTCAAGGGCGCAGAACCGTTCAGGTTTCGGCGAAGCCGACCCTTGACGCTTCCGAGCACGCGGGCTCCTTGCTCTGATCAAAACCGCGATCTGGGTGGGTGACCCGCGAGCGATCCGACAGGGCGGCCCATGACAGTTCGGCTTGCTCCGGAATCGGTGATCGCGATCGTCCGGAACACGCAACCAGGCCCCTCCCATGATGAAGGAGGAGCGATTGCGGCCTCTCGTCGAGCGCTTCGCCAAACTCTTCCACCGCCACCCTGTCTTCCAAGAAGCGCTCGGCTTCATATGAGGGGTTCCCC
The sequence above is drawn from the Corallococcus exiguus genome and encodes:
- a CDS encoding OmpA family protein; amino-acid sequence: MLDWEQMNSGIWLYLQTSRWMPQQSGVQTCLTAIPLQPGRDLTDDARMGPALHRCAVGGAALGLLLLATPARAQDATPLPTFSLERLDPNPGLGPLTMGSGELLAPGALRISLLAHYQRRSLTVRNGPDEYPLVLSRSTGVVSLAVGVLPWLELQAQLPGVIHQSGADVSTVLSISPPSRSGLGAPRLAARLGLLGTSAPEAFHLALDLDVRLPVGGSGALARDQGVRGQGRLMMGKRWGPVAPALEVGVLLRRAVSTDSGVDSLNGVGNELRAGVGLTVGYALRAEVSALGAYSWRQQRTSGELLGGLRYAPARPWEFFALGGAGLGAEPGAPRYRVLAGFALLFDKPPPPPPEDIVYELVQGLPRAPAEPQLEPEPTPSEPPPPEPAKDEPVSETDSDGDGVVDVLDACIHERGTREHGGCPETGDSLVTLTRERLVLHGQVFFEVGATTLPGRSRVLDQVARVLLEHPEVERVVIEGHTDAEGSSASNQRLSLARAEAVREYLVRKGVPAHRLEARGLGARRPAGSNGTPAGRGENRRAELLLILGEPTSARTVPAPPPP